The Anopheles maculipalpis chromosome 3RL, idAnoMacuDA_375_x, whole genome shotgun sequence genomic sequence CTTAATATTGTACTCCAtgcttgtgttttgctttgaatGACGTTTTAAATCATTCGTGTGAATGGAGTATGGATTTATGGTAGCTTATATGTAGAAAACGACATAAAGACGCCAAAATTTTTGTGCTGAAGATGTTGAACAACCAGCTcaaaaatgtgataaaaaataaaataaacgagaagccaataaaaaattgatgaaatgtACGCTAAATCGCATACATTTAGGCTCTGCAATATCAATGTCCTTCGCCGTGATTAACGTTGTGCGCCCCAAACCTAACTCCCTAGTTGCGTGACAGTAAAAAGGCAATTCTAAACAatggtaaattattttcatatctaaagatacataaaaaagaattgtcataaaataaatctttgcctttttttaggaaatttcttcttctaagTTGACTGATGTTGGCATGTGAGAGGTAtattattcaaaataattgaattggGTTGACATGCGATgttgaacgaaaaaaatacattggaAGGAAGAACCAGCCTCCCAGTATAACCTGCTTTTAGAAGAAGATTTAATTTGACttttcttgtaaaaaaaaagtgaaacaaaagtCATAGAGAATTTTGGCGCAGAAAATATTCTAACGACCTCATTTATGTGCTGTCGTGTAGCACACGCCTTGCGCACGGTTTGTTAGAATCAACCTTGGGTGTGAATATTTCCCATGAAATACCAACGGTCGACCAGGTTGTTAAATGCTACCGGTTCGAGAGTTTCCCATCAAATCGAGCCCTCTGTgaaccttttttgtttcctccatCAGGTTTCGCGAGTGTTTAGTGGGCGTACCGCTGGCACAAACGGATGGTGTAAGATTAATGAtaatgtgtgtatgcgtgcgtgTTAGATGGACGGGCGGAGCTTGCATGATGATCGGGTGCAAAATGACGAGCTCGTCGTTTTTCACGAAAACAAAGCGAACCGTGTGATGGGATGGCGGTAGGTTTGCAGTCTACCGAATCAGAGCGTGAGATAAATTATCGTAAAATTACGctgaaatattcaaatgagACATTTGTGCTTAGACACCACAACCGCGCGCGCCTATCGGTCTGTAGCGGAAGGCAGTGACAGTTGGTGGCATGgtgaaatggatgaaaaatttcaaacgtAATTTATTGTCACAGGCGCAGTTGAAGACATTTTTGCAAGAGGATTGGGGAATACCTTTTTAATGTACAGTATGAAGGGGTATCAGCTTTGCgggaattgaattttatcGTACTAGGCATAATGTTAGAAAGGTCTTATTTTGtccaaagttttaaaaattgtgttcaaGGTACTTGAATAGTGGCAAtgggtttatttgtttaaagctGGCacacattttgtgtgtttttatacattttatgGCATCGGAAATGtgaagaaattgtgaaatgaCTAAATTATTGTAATGTACTAAACAACATCTACCATAAAACGCTTTGGCCCTtttttgaatgtatttttttttataattagaGTAGAGGACAGCGATGGAGGAAGTTAATGAAGTATCAATAAAATCTAGTCCTCAATGACCGGAATAACCTTTTAGGATCATTAATTGAACGTTAATGTACGTAAAAGATGGAGAAATAAATGattattcaataaatattgaaaGTATTGCGTGTTGCATACATTtaagcattatttttaaacagtaTATTAAAGCGTAACGAAAGCATCGTGAAACATCTAAATGGACGCAATTCGCTTAGCAATGAAAGGTTAAAAAGACTTCACCTAAATGTCTAGACTATTCCTTAAAAGTAATGtgactttgtttgttttattatacaTAATATTTATTACTAAACAAGTTCACCAATAAAGATGGTAGCTTATAAAGCACAATAAGATATAATTTCAAAGGTTTTCAGGTGGAAAATGTTCATTCAACCTTATCAACAGTCCGAACGTAATTTAGCAAGTGCTACACCTTCCGGCAACGGGACTGCAGTATATTGACTTTCAAACTTTTGTCCCTCGATCCTCGCTAGACATGCAGACCACCCGAAGGTCAGTGTGCATTGTTGCcatttgttggtttttgttttccatttcatacTTTTGCAATCacaatttgtttgcatttcggATGAATTTTCCCAACCAGCGCAGTATTCGTTCAACTTTTCCTTTGTGATGCTGGCATGagcgaaagtttttttttcctcacgcTTGCAGGAATTCGTTGCAATGCAAATTtaagaattggattgaataATCAACGTACGCTGGCTACATAAAGCATGCCATCTATTTATCTCCTCCAATCATGTATGCCGAGCTGTACCGTctcgcgtgtgtatgtgtgtttgcattttaacGCTCGTGGGGTGCGGCTGGTGGggcaaaatgaaataattaactTTACTGTGTGGCGCCGCTGATGTGGAATTGGAGTGGAGTAGGTTGAATATATTATTTGCTTAATGCACGTTGGATTATCGGCTTCACAGCTTTCGTACGATGATGCTCAATGCTTCCTGTTCCGGTCAcgcgtttctctctctctctctctctctctctctctctctctcttaaaGTTAATGCTTTTAGTAAGGCGCTTAATCGCAAAATCTCTCCAGAGATGAAAGCATAAACGGTTTATGTAAGCAAAAACCCATTCCTCGGATCAATTCATCGTCAGCGCTGACGTTCCTCCAGATACAGCAAAATGCCATCCTTCGGTCGGGTAATTAGCTCATTTACGATGAGCTGCTCCGACCGTGTCCGGTGCGAGCGGATTCGGAAGCGGCGCAGTATAGACGAGACGAGACTTTTCTCCTCGAGCAGTGCAAACTTCTGGCCGATGCAGTTCCGCGGTCCAGCACTGAACGGGATGTATGCGTACGGATGCCGCCGTTCGGTGTTTTCCGGCAGGAAGCGATCCGGATCGAAGGTTTCCGCATCCGGAAAGAATCTGGCGAAAGAAAAGCAGTAGAAGGAGAGTTGTAAAATTAGCAGCATCACGCAAGCCCTGCCTGGTGCTGCACCATTTCCTACCGTTCGTCGCGATGCACATTGTACGTGTGAATGCCTATGATGGTACCGGCCGGGACGTGGTAACCGCCGAGGTTAACATCTTCGCTAAGCGTTCGACCGAAGAACGCAACGGATGGGTAGAGTCGCAGCGTTTCCTTTAGGCAGCGTTCGAGTAGTTTCATCTCGTTTAGGTCTTGCATCGTTGCCGGCCGGTCGCTACCGCCGAAGATGGAATCAATTTCCTGATGGACCTGCTCCTGCACATCCGGATGGAGGGCGAGCAGAAATAGAGCCCAACACATACCGGCCGTCGTTGTATCGTGACCCTGCGGTAAAGTAAAACCCGATCGAACGTTTGAAAAGCGGCACTCGTCGTAAAGTTATCTTTTCATTCCACGTGGCGGTGTCTTACCTCGAACATGAACGTATCGACTTCTTCACGGACGTCTTCATCGGTAAGAAGCCCGGTATCGGTAGCACTCCGCAGCAGAAGATCCAGAAATGCCAATCGTTTTCTGCGCCCAAACTCATTCACCGTGGGTTGATTGCATTCGGTGCCGTTCTGCTGCAACGCTTGCTTCCGCTCCCGGATGACCTGTTGGATGGTGGAGAACGGGGAGGTCGGTTTTCCATTTAACCATCAATTGAAATTATCGCTTGTCTGGCAAGCATCGTATACCTTGCGTGTGTATCCGTGGAGAACTGACAGTACTTCGCGTTGCTTTCTGCCGAGCGCCGATCTTCGAAATGTCCACTCCGGATGTAGCCAGGGACGTACAAGCCGCTCGAGAAACAGTGAACTTAATCTATcaaaaacggaacggaaacatACAACGGCACGAGAGCTCATTAAGCTTAATGTCTCGAGGTGCGGTATCAATCGGCTTACTCGTAAACGGCGTTCACGTACGCATTGTCCTCGCCACTAGTTTGCGCGTGCACCTTCACCCCCATGGCCGTTTCTGGAGGAGACATAAAGGGAGAGTAGATTTTAGCTTAGCACAGATGTGTTCCACAGTTTCACCCGCCTATGCATCAGTACGCACCACAAATTACGTCCAGCGCGGCCTTCGTTACGAAGGGATAGATGTTCACCGGTTGGCCAGTGTCGGCGTGTTGCTGCAGGCACTCAACCAACACGGTCCCATTCTCGGCAAACACCTCACAGAACCCATCGAGAATGTTAAAATGGAAGGTCGGTGTAACGAGCTTCCGATGCTGAAACCAACGTTCGCCTGCAACGCCAAGACAACAGCGTGTGTCGTGAGCGTGTGTGCAAGAAAACCAAACCCCGTTGGCGAACCTTACCTTTGGACGTGAGCAAACCTTCCCCGAGCCAGTCGGCCAGAAACCGGTACAGGTTTGCCTTTTCCGTGTGCCGGCTCGCGCTGATGATCTGCTCCACGTACTCTGCCTTGCTCAGTCGCACCTCCGGCGTCATCCCGATCCAGATCCGATGAATGCCATCGTACTGGCGCGTTCTTTGATCGATCAACGTGAATATCTCTGCGAGTACACATCACTTTAGCGGGATTAGTTGTACCCCGGGCTGGAACCAAAATGTGCCACCTCTTACCGTGAGACTTTTTgccgaaaaacaaatacaacgtACCGACGAATGGGTACGCTTTCGGGCCTGGTATCTTGTCGTAAATTTGGCTCATCCGTGCACGCCGAATCAGCCACCGTAGGACGGgcattagcagcagcagaaatgcCACCGTCGTGCCGTACGAAACCGTCGTCAACGAATCGGTCATCGCCGTTTTTCGGTAAAGTGTGCCTTTGTTTACTTTATTCTAACAACCGGCCAACGCAAGCGGCTGAACGGACAGATGGATAgatgcttcttttctttcagcTTTTGATGGATGACTGACGTTTGTTTGCGTGAGTACGCAATGACCGGGGCGCGATAATCATCTGGACCGGACCGGTTCCGTTGGCTGCTGTGTTGAGACCGTGTTGGAGCTATATATGCTGTTGCGTCTGTGTTGGTGAGCTGCGTATGATGCTACCATCATGGCATTCGTATTCGTAACAATGAAGCTAATCTCCGTTAAGGTTATCTAATCTGCGctacacttttttcttttctttgggtATAACTTTAATCACTGGATCTCGTTAGGTTGAATTGGTTTTGTGCGAGGGTTGTGACACTGTTTGCAATAATTGCTGACTAACGAtgatattaaaatttgtattaagttttttctttgttgattttgtgtaaaGGGTAC encodes the following:
- the LOC126560463 gene encoding cytochrome P450 4C1-like; this encodes MTDSLTTVSYGTTVAFLLLLMPVLRWLIRRARMSQIYDKIPGPKAYPFVGTLYLFFGKKSHEIFTLIDQRTRQYDGIHRIWIGMTPEVRLSKAEYVEQIISASRHTEKANLYRFLADWLGEGLLTSKGERWFQHRKLVTPTFHFNILDGFCEVFAENGTVLVECLQQHADTGQPVNIYPFVTKAALDVICETAMGVKVHAQTSGEDNAYVNAVYELSSLFLERLVRPWLHPEWTFRRSALGRKQREVLSVLHGYTRKVIRERKQALQQNGTECNQPTVNEFGRRKRLAFLDLLLRSATDTGLLTDEDVREEVDTFMFEGHDTTTAGMCWALFLLALHPDVQEQVHQEIDSIFGGSDRPATMQDLNEMKLLERCLKETLRLYPSVAFFGRTLSEDVNLGGYHVPAGTIIGIHTYNVHRDERFFPDAETFDPDRFLPENTERRHPYAYIPFSAGPRNCIGQKFALLEEKSLVSSILRRFRIRSHRTRSEQLIVNELITRPKDGILLYLEERQR